One part of the Haliaeetus albicilla chromosome 9, bHalAlb1.1, whole genome shotgun sequence genome encodes these proteins:
- the MTERF4 gene encoding transcription termination factor 4, mitochondrial: MAGRLLRGCGRAAAGWAPVPRGLPAAPGPCPRRGCGEAAGLRAMGFSEEQARRLLGLRPRLGPRRREAAAAQLLLLGLSAEAALGLLERSPALLELPAERLQGRAGELRRLGLDGGQLQRAVRRCPQLFTVPRKRMAAAVRLLRERCLFTAEQLREVLGTCPAVLLEEPRRLHHHFQYVYFRMGVQQKEMVKARLFRMPFAELRNRHIFLERRGLYQTPHKGQTQTSNPKLKDILQLPEKDFLASLAHSTPEEYEVFKKLLAQEEEEEEEEEDEDEDNEDEEDRDALYAEEDLDSEESKPARE, translated from the exons ATGGCGGGGCGGCTGCTGCGCGgctgcgggcgggcggcggcgggctggGCCCCGGTGCCCCGCGGCCTCCCCGCCGCGCCCGGGCCGTGCCCCCGCCGCGGctgcggggaggcggcggggctgcGGGCCATGGGCTTCAGCGAGGAGCAAGCCCGGCGGCTCCTGGGGCTGCGGCCCCGGCTGGGCCCGCGGcgccgggaggcggcggcggcgcagctcctgctgctggggctgagcgCCGAGGCCGCCCTCGGCCTGCTGGAGCGCAGCCCGGCGCTGCTGGAGCTGCCGGCGGAGCGGCTGCAGGGGCGCGCCGGGGAGCTGCGGCGCCTGGGGCTCGACGGAG GTCAGCTGCAGAGGGCGGTGAGGCGCTGCCCCCAGCTCTTCACCGTGCCCCGGAAGAGGATGGCGGCGGCGGTGCGGCTGCTGCGGGAGCGGTGCCTCTTCACGGcggagcagctgagggaggtGCTGGGGACGTGCCCCGccgtgctgctggaggagccgcGCCGCCTCCACCACCACTTCCAG TACGTGTACTTCAGGATGGGGGTCCAGCAGAAGGAGATGGTGAAGGCCCGTCTTTTCCGAATGCCCTTTGCCGAGCTCAGGAACCGGCACATCTTCCTGGAGCGCCGGGGGCTCTACCAGACCCCACACAAGGGACAGACCCAAACCAGTAACCCAAAACTGAAGGACATCCTCCAGCTCCCGGAGAAGGACTTCCTGGCCAGCCTGGCCCACTCCACCCCAGAGGAGTACGAGGTCTTCAAGAAGCTGCTGgctcaggaggaggaggaggaagaagaggaggaggacgaggacgAGGACAACGAGGACGAGGAGGACAGGGATGCACTGTATGCAGAGGAGGATTTGGACAGTGAAGAAAGTAAACCAGCCCGGGAGTGA